A part of Streptomyces sp. NBC_00557 genomic DNA contains:
- a CDS encoding alpha-1,4-glucan--maltose-1-phosphate maltosyltransferase — MRRTPAIGRVPVRDVRPAVECGRRPAKAVAGETFQVTATVFREGHDAVGANVVLRDPRGRRGPWTPMRELSPGSDLWGAEVTPDATGRWTFRVEAWSHPLATWRHTASVKVPAGIDAGLVLEEGAELYERAAAGVPKGPERNVVLAAARALGDDFLPVHERLQAALAPEVTDVLARHPLRELVTASDPMPLLVERERALYGSWYEFFPRSEGTAERPHGTFRTAARRLKPIADMGFDVVYLPPVHPIGTTFRKGPNNTLTAGPDDVGVPWAIGSPEGGHDAVHPALGTLEDFDFFVAQARSHGLEVALDFALQCSPDHPWVEKHPEWFHHRPDGTIAYAENPPKKYQDIYPIAFDADMDGLVAETVRILRHWMDHGVRIFRVDNPHTKPVVFWERVIAEVNDRDPDVIFLAEAFTRPAMMHTLAQIGFQQSYTYFTWRNSKQELTEYLTELSGQAAAYMRPNFFANTPDILHAYLQHGGRPAFEVRAVLAATLSPSWGIYSGYELCENTPLREGSEEYLDSEKYQLRPRDWEAAAREGRTIAPLITRLNTIRRQHPALQRLRNLRFHQTDNDAVLAYSKSAGTDTVVVVVNLDPHHTQEATVSLDMPQLGLDWHATLSVHDELTGETYHWGRTNYVRLTPGSAPAHVLHVGRPTPRNGGPAAS; from the coding sequence ATGCGCAGGACCCCGGCCATCGGCCGTGTACCGGTACGCGACGTCCGGCCGGCCGTGGAGTGCGGCAGGCGCCCGGCGAAGGCGGTGGCCGGCGAGACCTTCCAGGTCACGGCCACCGTGTTCCGTGAAGGGCACGATGCCGTGGGCGCCAACGTGGTCCTGCGCGATCCCAGGGGCCGCCGTGGCCCGTGGACGCCGATGCGCGAACTGTCGCCCGGCAGCGACCTGTGGGGGGCGGAGGTCACCCCGGACGCCACGGGCCGTTGGACCTTCCGCGTGGAGGCGTGGAGTCACCCGCTGGCGACCTGGCGGCACACCGCCTCGGTCAAGGTGCCGGCCGGAATCGACGCCGGGCTGGTGCTGGAGGAGGGCGCCGAGCTGTACGAGCGCGCCGCCGCCGGGGTCCCGAAGGGCCCGGAGAGAAACGTTGTCCTCGCCGCCGCGCGGGCCCTCGGGGACGACTTCCTGCCGGTGCACGAGCGTCTGCAGGCGGCGCTGGCGCCGGAGGTGACGGACGTGCTGGCCCGTCATCCGCTGCGGGAGCTGGTGACCGCCTCCGACCCGATGCCGCTGCTGGTGGAGCGGGAGCGGGCCCTGTACGGCTCCTGGTACGAGTTCTTCCCCCGCTCCGAGGGCACCGCCGAACGCCCCCACGGCACCTTCCGCACCGCCGCGCGCCGGCTGAAGCCGATCGCCGACATGGGCTTCGACGTCGTCTACCTGCCGCCCGTCCACCCCATCGGCACGACCTTCCGCAAGGGCCCCAACAACACCCTCACCGCCGGCCCCGACGACGTCGGCGTGCCCTGGGCCATCGGCTCCCCCGAGGGCGGCCACGACGCCGTCCACCCCGCTCTGGGCACCCTGGAGGACTTCGACTTCTTCGTCGCCCAGGCACGCTCCCACGGCCTGGAAGTCGCGCTGGACTTCGCGCTGCAGTGCTCGCCGGACCATCCCTGGGTGGAAAAGCACCCGGAGTGGTTCCACCACCGGCCCGACGGCACGATCGCCTACGCCGAGAACCCGCCGAAGAAGTACCAGGACATCTACCCCATCGCCTTCGACGCGGACATGGACGGCCTGGTCGCCGAGACCGTGCGGATCCTGCGGCACTGGATGGACCACGGGGTGCGGATCTTCCGCGTGGACAACCCGCACACCAAACCGGTCGTCTTCTGGGAACGCGTCATCGCCGAGGTCAACGACCGCGACCCCGACGTGATCTTCCTGGCGGAGGCGTTCACCCGCCCGGCGATGATGCACACCCTCGCCCAGATCGGCTTCCAGCAGTCCTACACCTACTTCACCTGGCGCAACAGCAAGCAGGAACTGACCGAGTACCTCACCGAGCTGTCGGGGCAGGCGGCGGCCTACATGCGGCCGAACTTCTTCGCCAACACCCCCGACATCCTGCACGCCTACCTCCAGCACGGCGGCCGGCCCGCCTTCGAGGTCCGGGCCGTGCTCGCCGCCACCCTCTCCCCCTCCTGGGGCATCTACAGCGGCTACGAACTGTGCGAGAACACCCCGCTCAGGGAGGGCAGCGAGGAGTACCTCGACTCGGAGAAGTACCAGCTCAGGCCCCGCGACTGGGAGGCGGCGGCGCGCGAGGGCCGTACCATCGCACCGCTCATCACCCGGCTGAACACCATCCGACGGCAGCACCCGGCGCTACAGCGCCTGCGGAATCTCCGCTTCCACCAGACTGACAACGATGCCGTGCTCGCCTACAGCAAGAGCGCGGGAACGGACACGGTCGTCGTGGTCGTGAACCTCGACCCGCACCACACCCAGGAGGCCACGGTCTCGTTGGACATGCCGCAACTCGGCCTGGACTGGCACGCCACCCTGTCCGTGCACGACGAGCTGACGGGTGAGACGTACCACTGGGGCAGGACCAACTACGTGCGCCTGACGCCGGGCAGCGCGCCGGCGCACGTGCTCCACGTCGGGCGTCCGACGCCCCGGAACGGAGGGCCCGCAGCCTCATGA
- a CDS encoding DUF5133 domain-containing protein, which translates to MLLPAKAEVARALRRYRAWERVMLASPHDRTVRATFEDSGYTLCVLMGKRCAREAADAAERYLRTSLVTYLREQDGRPRPRRSARRAPPPERRSTAPSP; encoded by the coding sequence ATGCTGCTACCCGCCAAGGCCGAAGTGGCCCGGGCGTTGCGGCGTTACCGGGCGTGGGAGCGCGTGATGCTCGCCTCGCCCCACGACCGCACGGTCCGGGCCACCTTCGAGGACTCGGGCTACACGCTGTGCGTACTGATGGGCAAACGCTGTGCCCGCGAGGCCGCGGACGCAGCCGAGCGCTATCTGCGCACCAGTCTGGTCACCTACCTGCGCGAGCAGGACGGACGGCCGCGGCCGCGCCGATCGGCCAGAAGAGCGCCGCCACCGGAGCGGCGATCCACGGCGCCAAGCCCCTGA
- a CDS encoding pep a2, with product MKTAVPCYYHLDVEVSPERVGQVSRILAAHLRYWDLENLTDPVCRGAEMLLRAIDEHAKDKHTSIEMWWNGQHLITAFGDDDPDLRPDQDLRACLADIAAMSDGWGCCASDTGSKIIWFSQRARAGQRVPLVPTAPAPTLRTGLQVPREERVAVLAAPAAAMDDALAAPAAAPDAALEGSR from the coding sequence ATGAAGACCGCAGTGCCCTGCTACTACCACCTCGACGTGGAAGTCAGCCCGGAACGGGTGGGACAGGTCAGCCGCATCCTGGCCGCCCACCTCCGCTACTGGGATCTCGAGAACCTGACGGATCCCGTCTGCCGCGGCGCTGAGATGCTGCTGCGGGCGATCGACGAGCACGCGAAGGACAAGCACACATCCATCGAGATGTGGTGGAACGGCCAGCACCTCATCACCGCCTTCGGTGACGACGACCCGGATCTGCGCCCCGACCAGGACCTGCGGGCCTGCCTGGCGGACATCGCCGCCATGAGCGACGGCTGGGGCTGCTGCGCCTCGGACACCGGCAGCAAGATCATCTGGTTCTCGCAGCGCGCCCGGGCCGGCCAGCGCGTCCCGCTGGTGCCGACCGCCCCCGCGCCGACACTGCGCACGGGCCTTCAGGTGCCCCGCGAGGAGCGGGTGGCCGTGCTGGCCGCGCCGGCCGCGGCCATGGACGACGCGCTCGCCGCGCCGGCCGCCGCACCGGACGCCGCCCTGGAGGGCAGCCGGTGA
- the glgX gene encoding glycogen debranching protein GlgX, with the protein MTARTRRKGLPVWSGQPYPLGAAFDGQGTNFALFSEVAERVDLILVDDAGAETPVRLHEVDGFVWHAYLPGIAPGQRYGYRVHGPWQPSLGHRCNPQKLLLDPYARAVDGQIDNHPSLYEREPDGPAPDDSAGHSMLGVVTDPYFDWGDDRPPRTPYADSVIYEAHVRGLTRTHPEVPERLRGTYAGLAHPAVVEHLTSLGVTAVELMPVHQFVHDGVLQDRGLSNYWGYNTIGFFAPHNAYAAFGSRGQQVNEFKAMVKALHAAGLEVILDVVYNHTAEGNELGPTLSFRGIDNASYYRLVDGDWAHYYDTTGTGNSLLMRHPYVLQLIMDSLRYWVTEMHVDGFRFDLAATLARQFHEVDRLSAFFDLIQQDPVISRVKLIAEPWDVGEGGYQVGNFPPLWSEWNGRYRDAVRDFWRAEPGSLGEFASRLTGSSDLYQHSRRRPRASVNFVTAHDGFTLRDLVSYNDKHNEANGEDNRDGESHNRSWNCGTEGPTKDPAVLELRARQQRNLLATLLLSQGIPMLCHGDELGRTQKGNNNAYCQDNEISWVDWKLTDEQRRLMEFTRHLIALRAAHPVLRRRRFFRGETVTNARQPLPDLMWLRPDAREMTDRDWQRGDAHSVGVFLNGDAIAERDAYGRRMVDDSFLLLVNGYWEPVDFRLPDDTFGERWTTLVDTADPEGVPDERERKAGTRLRVEARSLVLLSRPSRAGG; encoded by the coding sequence GTGACCGCCCGCACGCGACGGAAAGGGCTGCCCGTGTGGAGCGGGCAGCCCTACCCGTTGGGCGCCGCGTTCGACGGCCAGGGCACCAACTTCGCCCTGTTCAGCGAGGTGGCCGAGCGGGTCGACCTGATCCTCGTCGACGACGCCGGCGCCGAGACCCCTGTCCGGCTGCACGAGGTCGACGGATTCGTCTGGCACGCCTATCTGCCGGGCATCGCGCCGGGCCAGCGCTACGGCTACCGGGTGCACGGCCCCTGGCAGCCCTCGCTCGGCCACCGGTGCAATCCGCAGAAGCTGCTGCTCGACCCGTACGCCCGCGCGGTGGACGGCCAGATCGACAACCACCCCTCGCTGTACGAGCGGGAACCGGACGGACCCGCACCCGACGACAGCGCCGGGCACTCGATGCTGGGCGTGGTCACCGATCCGTACTTCGACTGGGGCGACGACCGCCCGCCCCGGACGCCGTACGCGGACTCGGTGATCTACGAGGCCCATGTGCGCGGCCTGACCCGCACCCATCCCGAGGTCCCCGAGCGGCTGCGCGGCACCTACGCCGGCCTCGCCCACCCCGCGGTCGTCGAGCACCTGACCTCGCTCGGGGTGACCGCGGTGGAGCTGATGCCGGTGCACCAGTTCGTGCACGACGGCGTGCTCCAGGACCGGGGCCTGTCCAACTACTGGGGCTACAACACCATCGGCTTCTTCGCCCCGCACAACGCCTACGCCGCCTTCGGCAGCCGGGGCCAGCAGGTCAACGAGTTCAAGGCCATGGTGAAGGCGCTGCACGCGGCCGGCCTCGAAGTGATCCTCGACGTGGTCTACAACCACACCGCCGAGGGCAACGAGTTGGGCCCCACCCTGTCCTTCCGGGGCATCGACAACGCCTCCTACTACCGCCTGGTCGACGGCGACTGGGCGCACTACTACGACACCACCGGCACCGGCAACAGCCTGCTGATGCGGCACCCCTACGTGCTGCAGCTGATCATGGACTCGCTGCGGTACTGGGTCACCGAGATGCACGTCGACGGCTTCCGCTTCGACCTCGCCGCCACACTGGCGAGGCAGTTCCACGAGGTCGACCGGCTGTCGGCGTTCTTCGACCTGATCCAGCAGGACCCGGTGATCAGCCGCGTCAAGCTCATCGCCGAGCCCTGGGACGTCGGCGAGGGCGGCTACCAGGTCGGCAACTTCCCTCCGCTGTGGTCGGAGTGGAACGGCAGGTACCGGGACGCCGTACGCGACTTCTGGCGGGCCGAGCCCGGCTCGCTCGGCGAGTTCGCCTCGCGGCTGACCGGGTCCTCCGACCTGTACCAGCACAGCAGGCGCCGGCCGCGCGCGAGCGTCAACTTCGTCACCGCGCACGACGGTTTCACGCTGCGCGACCTGGTGTCGTACAACGACAAGCACAACGAGGCCAACGGCGAGGACAACCGGGACGGCGAGAGCCACAACCGGTCCTGGAACTGCGGCACGGAAGGCCCCACGAAGGACCCGGCCGTGCTGGAACTGCGCGCCCGCCAGCAGCGCAACCTGCTGGCCACGCTGCTGCTGTCGCAGGGCATCCCGATGCTCTGCCACGGCGACGAACTCGGCCGCACCCAGAAGGGCAACAACAACGCCTACTGCCAGGACAACGAGATCTCCTGGGTCGACTGGAAGCTGACCGACGAGCAGCGCCGCCTCATGGAGTTCACCCGGCATCTGATCGCCCTGCGCGCCGCGCACCCCGTGCTGCGGCGCCGCCGCTTCTTCCGCGGCGAGACCGTGACCAACGCCCGGCAGCCGCTGCCCGACCTGATGTGGCTCAGACCCGACGCCCGCGAGATGACGGACCGTGACTGGCAGCGCGGCGACGCGCACTCGGTCGGGGTGTTCCTCAACGGCGACGCCATCGCCGAACGCGACGCCTACGGCCGCCGGATGGTCGACGACTCCTTCCTGCTGCTGGTCAACGGCTACTGGGAGCCGGTCGACTTCCGCCTGCCCGACGACACCTTCGGCGAGCGATGGACGACTCTCGTGGACACCGCCGACCCGGAGGGCGTCCCCGACGAACGCGAGCGCAAGGCCGGCACACGCCTGCGCGTGGAGGCCCGCAGCCTGGTCCTGCTGTCGAGACCGTCGCGGGCGGGCGGCTGA
- a CDS encoding VOC family protein: MNHNAPVSGGPRKRDVVSTHSVFGAPCWVSLTSRDLEATQEFYSAVLGWRWRGAKLGEHFRIALADGVPVAGIAAVAAMWQMAVAWTPYFAVPDADVAVSRARERGGTAAVGPLSFPPGRAALLADRDGATFGIWQGELVANWEAWRRAAPTFIRLHTRNAFDSAIFYGEILGWASGQPGCCEVEYEGGEVVLRSQGDIVARIDSGAVEAAPDPSVRPHWQIHFAVADVMGCARAAEKHGGSVLSESEDEAVLRDADGAQFTVTSRRAR; encoded by the coding sequence ATGAACCACAACGCCCCCGTCAGCGGTGGACCGCGGAAACGAGACGTCGTCTCCACCCACTCCGTCTTCGGCGCCCCCTGCTGGGTGAGCCTGACCAGCCGTGACCTGGAGGCGACCCAGGAGTTCTACTCGGCCGTCCTCGGCTGGCGCTGGCGCGGCGCCAAGCTCGGCGAGCACTTCCGCATCGCGCTGGCGGACGGGGTGCCGGTGGCCGGGATCGCCGCCGTCGCCGCCATGTGGCAGATGGCGGTGGCCTGGACGCCGTACTTCGCCGTCCCGGACGCCGACGTGGCCGTGTCCCGGGCCCGCGAGCGGGGCGGCACGGCGGCCGTCGGGCCGCTGTCCTTCCCACCGGGCCGGGCCGCGCTGCTCGCCGACCGGGACGGGGCGACGTTCGGCATCTGGCAGGGGGAACTGGTCGCCAACTGGGAGGCGTGGCGGCGGGCGGCGCCGACGTTCATCCGGCTGCACACCCGCAACGCCTTCGACTCCGCGATCTTCTACGGCGAGATCCTCGGTTGGGCGAGCGGACAACCGGGCTGCTGCGAGGTCGAGTACGAGGGCGGCGAGGTGGTGCTGCGCAGCCAGGGCGACATCGTGGCGCGCATCGACTCGGGCGCGGTGGAGGCGGCCCCGGACCCCTCGGTGCGGCCGCACTGGCAGATCCACTTCGCCGTCGCGGACGTCATGGGCTGCGCCCGCGCGGCGGAGAAGCACGGCGGCAGCGTGCTGAGCGAGAGCGAGGACGAGGCGGTCCTGCGGGACGCGGACGGCGCCCAGTTCACGGTGACGTCGCGCCGGGCCCGCTGA
- a CDS encoding ANTAR domain-containing protein, with amino-acid sequence MGASESDRLSELQAEVDQLKEAVTSHAVIDQAIGMVVAWGRVTPDQGWEVLKEVSQHTNIKLRNIAELILVWARRGDIPPEIRAELEDALDRYGPTEVPGAVEE; translated from the coding sequence ATGGGAGCGAGCGAGTCCGACCGGCTGTCCGAGCTGCAGGCGGAGGTCGACCAGTTGAAGGAGGCCGTGACCTCCCACGCGGTCATCGACCAGGCCATCGGGATGGTGGTGGCCTGGGGCAGAGTGACCCCGGACCAGGGCTGGGAGGTGCTCAAGGAGGTCTCCCAGCACACCAACATCAAGCTCCGCAACATCGCGGAGCTGATTCTGGTCTGGGCGCGTCGCGGCGACATCCCGCCCGAGATCCGCGCGGAGCTGGAGGACGCGCTGGACCGCTACGGACCCACCGAGGTGCCCGGGGCCGTCGAGGAGTGA
- a CDS encoding RNA polymerase sigma factor SigF, whose protein sequence is MSVTGSTTSHPHDDAPDTAESFERLATLPDGSQRRALRDELVRVWLPMAERIAVRFRGRGEALEDLYQVAALGLVKAVDHYDPSRGRAFEAYAVPTITGEIKRHFRDHMWTLHVPRRVQDLRNRVRSAVKELAQSTSGRPPSVAEIAAYTRLTEDEVRTGMEALECFSALSLDAEVAGTDGYALGDSLGGPDPGYDLVIDRNAVKPCLEALPERERIILYLRFFRGMTQSRIAQQLGISQMHVSRLLSGCFDRLREELLAEAR, encoded by the coding sequence ATGAGTGTCACCGGTAGCACGACCTCCCACCCCCACGACGACGCCCCCGACACGGCCGAGTCCTTCGAGCGGCTCGCGACGCTGCCCGACGGATCGCAGCGGCGGGCGCTGCGCGACGAACTGGTCCGGGTGTGGCTGCCCATGGCCGAGCGGATCGCCGTGCGGTTCCGCGGCCGCGGGGAAGCCCTGGAGGACCTGTACCAGGTGGCCGCCCTGGGGCTGGTGAAGGCCGTCGACCACTACGACCCGTCCCGCGGCCGCGCCTTCGAGGCGTACGCCGTGCCGACGATCACCGGTGAGATCAAGCGCCACTTCCGCGACCACATGTGGACCCTGCACGTCCCGCGCCGGGTGCAGGACCTGCGCAACCGGGTCCGCTCCGCGGTGAAGGAACTGGCCCAGAGCACCTCCGGACGCCCGCCGTCCGTGGCGGAGATCGCCGCGTACACACGGCTCACCGAGGACGAGGTGCGCACGGGCATGGAGGCGCTGGAGTGCTTCTCCGCGCTGTCCCTGGACGCCGAGGTGGCCGGCACCGACGGCTACGCCCTCGGGGACTCCCTCGGCGGACCCGACCCCGGCTACGACCTCGTCATCGACCGCAACGCCGTCAAGCCGTGCCTGGAGGCCCTGCCCGAACGCGAGCGGATCATTCTCTACCTGCGGTTCTTCCGCGGGATGACGCAGAGCCGGATCGCCCAGCAGCTCGGCATCTCGCAGATGCACGTCTCCCGCCTGCTCAGCGGCTGCTTCGACCGGCTGCGCGAGGAGCTGCTGGCGGAGGCCCGCTGA
- a CDS encoding MarR family winged helix-turn-helix transcriptional regulator, whose product MEREEPGTARDAAAESETFSEELGDALVRIQRLIRRRLRDGMSGPRLRGAEVELLRLVEARPGIGVSDAARALHLASNSVSTLVNQLVRGGCLLRETDPADRRAARLRLTGAAEKRLGDWQRRRKELIGRHVSRLDDTDREALRAALPALRRLAAGLHEETGEP is encoded by the coding sequence GTGGAACGCGAGGAACCCGGAACAGCGCGGGATGCGGCAGCGGAGTCCGAGACCTTCTCCGAGGAGCTGGGGGACGCGCTGGTACGCATCCAGCGGCTGATCCGCCGGCGGCTGCGCGACGGCATGAGCGGGCCCCGGCTGCGCGGTGCCGAGGTGGAGCTGCTGCGGCTGGTCGAGGCCCGGCCCGGCATCGGCGTCTCGGACGCGGCGCGAGCCCTTCACCTGGCGAGCAACTCCGTGTCCACCCTGGTCAACCAGCTCGTCCGGGGCGGCTGTCTGCTCCGCGAGACCGACCCCGCCGATCGCCGCGCGGCACGGCTGCGGCTGACCGGTGCCGCAGAGAAACGGCTCGGCGACTGGCAGCGGCGCCGGAAAGAACTGATCGGCCGGCACGTGTCCCGCCTCGACGACACCGACCGGGAGGCCCTGCGCGCGGCCCTCCCGGCGCTGCGGAGGCTGGCCGCCGGCCTGCACGAGGAGACCGGGGAACCATGA
- a CDS encoding ABC transporter ATP-binding protein has translation MTRDTKDARDARSTSGGTKDSETSGAPAEGPGITRTADTPAAGADASEASAGAPAAGTAGVEAVSCTRLVHAFGDTRAVDGLDLVVREGEVFGLLGPNGAGKTTAIRCITTLLPVPAGMVRVFGHDAAKERMAVRRLLGYVPQQLSADSGLTGRENVALFARVFDVPRRERAARVGQALAAVGLADAADRLAGTYSGGMVRRLELAQALVSAPRLLILDEPTIGLDPIARTGVWEHINAVRAATGMTVLVTTHYMDEADQYCDRVGLMHRGRVRALGTPAELRRGLAERQGADTLPTLEDVFRDVAGSGLDDHSGGGFRDVRSTRRTARRVG, from the coding sequence ATGACGAGGGACACGAAGGACGCGAGGGACGCCAGGAGCACGTCCGGCGGCACCAAGGATTCCGAAACGTCCGGAGCACCCGCCGAGGGCCCCGGCATCACCCGAACGGCCGATACGCCCGCGGCCGGTGCCGATGCCTCCGAGGCCTCCGCCGGCGCGCCCGCTGCCGGGACCGCCGGCGTCGAGGCCGTCAGCTGTACGCGGCTCGTCCACGCCTTCGGTGACACCCGTGCCGTCGACGGGCTGGATCTGGTCGTGCGGGAGGGTGAGGTCTTCGGGCTGCTCGGGCCGAACGGCGCGGGCAAGACGACCGCGATCCGGTGCATCACCACGCTGCTGCCCGTCCCGGCCGGCATGGTCCGCGTGTTCGGGCACGACGCGGCCAAGGAGCGGATGGCGGTGCGCCGGCTGCTCGGCTACGTCCCGCAGCAGCTGTCGGCCGACAGCGGACTCACCGGACGGGAGAACGTCGCCCTGTTCGCCCGCGTCTTCGACGTGCCCCGCCGCGAGCGCGCCGCGCGGGTCGGCCAGGCGCTGGCCGCCGTCGGCCTCGCCGACGCCGCCGACCGGCTCGCCGGCACCTACTCCGGCGGCATGGTCCGCCGGCTGGAACTCGCCCAGGCCCTGGTCAGCGCGCCCCGGCTGCTGATCCTGGACGAGCCCACCATCGGCCTGGACCCGATCGCCCGCACCGGCGTCTGGGAGCACATCAACGCCGTCCGCGCGGCCACCGGCATGACCGTCCTCGTCACCACCCACTACATGGACGAGGCCGACCAGTACTGCGACCGCGTCGGCCTGATGCACCGCGGCCGCGTCCGCGCCCTCGGCACCCCGGCCGAACTGCGCCGCGGCCTCGCCGAACGCCAGGGCGCCGACACCCTGCCCACGCTGGAGGACGTCTTCCGGGACGTCGCCGGCAGCGGCCTCGACGACCACTCCGGAGGAGGTTTCCGCGATGTCCGCAGCACCCGCCGCACCGCGCGCCGCGTCGGCTGA
- a CDS encoding ABC transporter permease, giving the protein MSAAPAAPRAASADPAPGGDTALLLTPPVPRAGWRLLPARVVAMCAVELQKLRHDRTELYTRAVQPALWLLIFGQTFTRIRAIPTGGVPYIDFMAPGIIAQSAMFIAIFYGIQIIWERDAGILNKLLVTPTPRSALITGKAFAAGVKSLVQAIVVIVIAAVLGVALTWNPLKLLGVAVAVVLASVFFSCLSMTIAGIVLSRDRLMGVGQAITMPLFFGSNALYPVSVMPGWLQAVSKVNPLSYQVDALRGLLLGTPAHLGADFGVLAVAAALGITAASSLLGRLAR; this is encoded by the coding sequence ATGTCCGCAGCACCCGCCGCACCGCGCGCCGCGTCGGCTGACCCCGCCCCCGGCGGTGACACCGCCCTGCTGCTCACCCCGCCCGTGCCGCGCGCCGGCTGGCGGCTGCTGCCCGCCCGCGTCGTCGCCATGTGCGCCGTCGAACTGCAGAAGCTGCGCCACGACCGCACCGAGCTGTACACCCGCGCGGTCCAGCCCGCCCTCTGGCTGCTGATCTTCGGCCAGACCTTCACCCGGATCCGGGCGATCCCCACCGGCGGCGTGCCGTACATCGACTTCATGGCGCCGGGCATCATCGCCCAGTCGGCGATGTTCATCGCGATCTTCTACGGCATCCAGATCATCTGGGAGCGCGACGCGGGCATCCTGAACAAGCTCCTCGTCACCCCGACCCCGCGCTCGGCGCTGATCACCGGCAAGGCGTTCGCGGCCGGCGTGAAGTCGCTGGTCCAGGCCATCGTCGTGATCGTCATCGCGGCCGTGCTGGGCGTCGCCCTGACCTGGAACCCGCTGAAGCTGCTCGGGGTGGCCGTCGCGGTGGTCCTCGCCTCCGTCTTCTTCTCCTGTCTGTCGATGACCATCGCCGGCATCGTCCTCAGCCGCGACCGGCTGATGGGCGTCGGGCAGGCGATCACCATGCCGCTGTTCTTCGGCTCCAACGCCCTCTACCCGGTCTCGGTGATGCCGGGCTGGCTCCAGGCCGTCAGCAAGGTCAACCCGCTGAGCTATCAGGTCGACGCCCTGCGCGGTCTGCTGCTCGGCACGCCCGCGCATCTCGGCGCCGACTTCGGGGTGCTGGCGGTGGCCGCCGCGCTCGGCATCACCGCGGCCTCCTCGCTGCTCGGCCGGCTCGCCCGGTGA
- the hemC gene encoding hydroxymethylbilane synthase, with protein sequence MPMPVPELIRVVSRDSPMALAQVERVRAELAALHPGVRTEVVPVKTTGDKWLGDLSQVEGKGAFTKEVDAALLAGEADLAVHCVKDVPADRPLPAGTVFAAFLKRDDIRDALVHPDGLTLDELPAGTRIGTSAVRRIAQLAATHPHLECVPFRGNANRRLEKLAAGDADALLLAVSGLERIGRTDVISQVLSPEEMMPPIGAGILALQCREDDTAVIDAVSGLGDPDTHREATAERMFLHVLQGHCNSPIAGYARVDRSGELSLRACVFTPDGKTRLNAHEWAGRLDPATLGTSVAVALLRQGAREIIDGIPH encoded by the coding sequence GTGCCCATGCCGGTTCCCGAACTGATCCGTGTCGTCTCCCGCGACTCCCCCATGGCCCTGGCCCAAGTGGAGCGGGTCCGCGCCGAGTTGGCCGCGCTGCACCCGGGGGTGCGCACCGAGGTGGTGCCGGTGAAGACCACCGGCGACAAGTGGCTCGGCGATCTGTCCCAGGTCGAGGGCAAGGGGGCGTTCACCAAGGAGGTCGACGCGGCCCTGCTGGCCGGTGAGGCCGATCTCGCCGTGCACTGCGTGAAGGACGTGCCCGCGGACCGGCCGCTGCCCGCCGGGACGGTGTTCGCCGCGTTCCTCAAGCGCGACGACATCCGTGACGCGCTGGTCCACCCGGACGGGCTCACCCTGGACGAGCTGCCGGCCGGCACCCGGATCGGGACCTCCGCGGTGCGCCGGATCGCCCAGCTGGCGGCCACGCATCCGCACCTGGAGTGCGTGCCGTTCCGCGGCAACGCCAACCGCCGGCTGGAGAAGCTGGCCGCCGGAGACGCCGACGCCCTGCTGCTGGCGGTGTCCGGTCTGGAGCGGATCGGCCGCACGGACGTGATCAGCCAGGTGCTGTCGCCCGAGGAGATGATGCCGCCGATCGGCGCGGGCATCCTCGCTCTGCAGTGCCGGGAGGACGACACCGCGGTGATCGACGCGGTCAGCGGGCTCGGTGACCCGGACACCCATCGGGAGGCGACGGCCGAGCGGATGTTCCTGCATGTGCTGCAGGGCCACTGCAACAGCCCGATCGCCGGGTACGCGCGCGTGGACCGCAGCGGGGAACTGTCCCTGCGGGCCTGTGTGTTCACCCCGGACGGCAAGACCCGGCTGAATGCCCACGAGTGGGCGGGCCGGCTCGACCCGGCCACGCTGGGCACCTCGGTCGCGGTCGCGCTGCTGCGGCAGGGCGCGCGGGAGATCATCGACGGCATTCCGCACTGA